TGCTTATCAACAGGCATGGGATGCTTTGATGTATCATCCAGCTACAGCAACCATCAGTCATACTAATTTACAACAATGGTTAAATTGGGCGAGTTGGATGGTAAGTAAATTCCAACGCAGTTCTTCTCCTGTGGAAGGTCGCAACGGTTATTTGTCTCAGGTTTATCACAATCGTCGTGGCTTATCCTCAAGACGACTAAAAGTCATGACACTTATCCATAATTTTCACATCAAGCGTTGTGATGGCACAACAGAAGCCGAGCGTTTATTTGGAAAAACATTTCCCGATCTATTCCAATGGGTTGTCTCTCAAATGGGAAAACTGCCCTCACCGAGAAAGCCAAGAAAAAAATCTCTGGAAACAACAGTTG
The DNA window shown above is from Microcoleus sp. AS-A8 and carries:
- a CDS encoding DUF6399 domain-containing protein; amino-acid sequence: MRRTKTETLKRTYQLAYQQAWDALMYHPATATISHTNLQQWLNWASWMVSKFQRSSSPVEGRNGYLSQVYHNRRGLSSRRLKVMTLIHNFHIKRCDGTTEAERLFGKTFPDLFQWVVSQMGKLPSPRKPRKKSLETTVGLPTVPS